One Leopardus geoffroyi isolate Oge1 chromosome C1, O.geoffroyi_Oge1_pat1.0, whole genome shotgun sequence DNA segment encodes these proteins:
- the RUFY4 gene encoding RUN and FYVE domain-containing protein 4 isoform X7, which translates to MAEEGAILTRNLKAAVSAILQGYPGGQPPVTDASAELHRLCGCLELLLQFDQKEQKSLLRPRKDYWDFLCSGLRQQRGSTEPARFICSQDKLKTSLAKGRAFIRFCLAHGQLAESLQLCLLNPELTREWYGPRSPLVCPELREDLLDSLYALNGVTFDLNLRWPDLDEAWPMFSESCCPSRTQGRRPRKTKDSPKQLPSTRYRYREDSACAQKGEHTATPPVKCGDAAMHRGTGEPGDGFSGEISATHGNPTAVHPEELHTSQTSCLQDAPREDWLAGLPRSQQQRHLPPFLEKKREDPRSLGSSQGTWEPAGEELQQAQEKGAPRTGICLEISTPSIQGQGEGSEGAPKEVIGTEAKGRRILPSAEGTHEGGAEQGHVHRLLASSPTGTIEDTMSGNQQEWEVPSIPGEPGVLWGLGTKEDFTPEKPQEETGETSVTRRKEQAEVALQDVVKPETWAPEDRGAGTAPGAAAEGEGRGAADTTGAA; encoded by the exons GAACCTGAAAG cTGCCGTCTCCGCCATCCTCCAGGGCTACCCTGGCGGGCAGCCTCCAGTGACAGATGCCAGCGCTGAGCTGCACAGACTCTGTGGCTGCCTGGAGCTGCTGCTacag TTTGACCAGAAAGAGCAGAAGAGCCTCCTGAGGCCTCGGAAGGATTACTGGGACTTCCTCTGCTCTGGCCTACGGCAACAGCGGGGCAGCACGGAGCCAGCCCGCTTCATCTGCTCACAGGACAAG TTGAAGACTTCTCTAGCAAAAGGCCGTGCCTTCATCCGCTTCTGCCTAGCCCACGGACAGCTGGCCGAGTCCCTACAGCTCTGCCTTCTGAACCCCGAGCTCACCAG GGAATGGTATGGCCCCCGGAGCCCTCTGGTGTGCCCTGAACTCCGGGAAGACCTCCTGGATTCTCTCTATGCTCTCAATGGAGTGACCTTCGACTTGAACCTGCGGTGGCCGGACCTAGATGAAGCCTGGCCCATGTTCTCAGA GTCCTGCTGCCCCAGCCGGACCCAGGGAAGAAGACCCAGAAAGACCAAAGACTCCCCAAAGCAG CTTCCTAGCACCAGGTACAGATACCGTGAGGACTCAGCCTGTGCCCAGAAGGGGGAACACACTGCAACGCCACCTGTTAAGTGCGGTGATGCAGCCATGCACAGAGGAACAGGGGAGCCTGGAGACGGCTTCTCAGGAGAG ATCTCAGCCACACATGGAAACCCCACAGCAGTCCATCCAGAGGAGCTGCACACTAGCCAAACCAGCTGTCTGCAAGATGCACCCAGGGAAGACTGGTTGGCCGGACTCCCCAGGTCCCAGCAACAAAGGCACCTTCCTccctttttagaaaagaaaagagaagatccCAGGAGCCTCGGGTCCTCCCAGGGCACGTgggaaccagcaggggaggaactTCAGCAAGCCCAGGAGAAAGGAGCCCCAAGAACTGGGATCTGCCTGGAGATTTCAACACCCAGCatccagggacagggagaggggtcTGAGGGGGCTCCAAAGGAGGTGATAGGCACAGAGGCCAAGGGCAGAAGGATTCTTCCCAGTGCGGAGGGGACTCATGAAGGGGGAGCAGAGCAGGGTCATGTCCATAGGCTACTGGCCTCCAGCCCCACAGGGACAATAGAGGACACAATGTCAGGGAACCAGCAGGAATGGGAGGTGCCTAGCATTCCAGGGGAGCCCGGGGTCCTTTGGGGCCTGGGAACAAAGGAAGACTTCACCCCAGAGAAACCACAAGAGGAAACAGGAGAGACCAGTGTGACCAGGAGGAAGGAGCAAGCAGAAGTGGCCTTGCAGGATGTGGTCAAG CCTGAGACGTGGGCTCCGGAAGACCGAGGAGCGGGCACAGCACCAGGAGCAGCtgctgaaggagaaggaaggggagctGCGGACACTACAGGAGCGGCTTAG
- the RUFY4 gene encoding RUN and FYVE domain-containing protein 4 isoform X4, with protein sequence MAEEGAILTRNLKAAVSAILQGYPGGQPPVTDASAELHRLCGCLELLLQFDQKEQKSLLRPRKDYWDFLCSGLRQQRGSTEPARFICSQDKLKTSLAKGRAFIRFCLAHGQLAESLQLCLLNPELTREWYGPRSPLVCPELREDLLDSLYALNGVTFDLNLRWPDLDEAWPMFSESCCPSRTQGRRPRKTKDSPKQLPSTRYRYREDSACAQKGEHTATPPVKCGDAAMHRGTGEPGDGFSGEISATHGNPTAVHPEELHTSQTSCLQDAPREDWLAGLPRSQQQRHLPPFLEKKREDPRSLGSSQGTWEPAGEELQQAQEKGAPRTGICLEISTPSIQGQGEGSEGAPKEVIGTEAKGRRILPSAEGTHEGGAEQGHVHRLLASSPTGTIEDTMSGNQQEWEVPSIPGEPGVLWGLGTKEDFTPEKPQEETGETSVTRRKEQAEVALQDVVKSLRRGLRKTEERAQHQEQLLKEKEGELRTLQERLSRCQEERARLQTELEENQQEAERRDAMYEKELGGQRDLVHAMKMRVLALIHRPSCSPHIADEETEGQRC encoded by the exons GAACCTGAAAG cTGCCGTCTCCGCCATCCTCCAGGGCTACCCTGGCGGGCAGCCTCCAGTGACAGATGCCAGCGCTGAGCTGCACAGACTCTGTGGCTGCCTGGAGCTGCTGCTacag TTTGACCAGAAAGAGCAGAAGAGCCTCCTGAGGCCTCGGAAGGATTACTGGGACTTCCTCTGCTCTGGCCTACGGCAACAGCGGGGCAGCACGGAGCCAGCCCGCTTCATCTGCTCACAGGACAAG TTGAAGACTTCTCTAGCAAAAGGCCGTGCCTTCATCCGCTTCTGCCTAGCCCACGGACAGCTGGCCGAGTCCCTACAGCTCTGCCTTCTGAACCCCGAGCTCACCAG GGAATGGTATGGCCCCCGGAGCCCTCTGGTGTGCCCTGAACTCCGGGAAGACCTCCTGGATTCTCTCTATGCTCTCAATGGAGTGACCTTCGACTTGAACCTGCGGTGGCCGGACCTAGATGAAGCCTGGCCCATGTTCTCAGA GTCCTGCTGCCCCAGCCGGACCCAGGGAAGAAGACCCAGAAAGACCAAAGACTCCCCAAAGCAG CTTCCTAGCACCAGGTACAGATACCGTGAGGACTCAGCCTGTGCCCAGAAGGGGGAACACACTGCAACGCCACCTGTTAAGTGCGGTGATGCAGCCATGCACAGAGGAACAGGGGAGCCTGGAGACGGCTTCTCAGGAGAG ATCTCAGCCACACATGGAAACCCCACAGCAGTCCATCCAGAGGAGCTGCACACTAGCCAAACCAGCTGTCTGCAAGATGCACCCAGGGAAGACTGGTTGGCCGGACTCCCCAGGTCCCAGCAACAAAGGCACCTTCCTccctttttagaaaagaaaagagaagatccCAGGAGCCTCGGGTCCTCCCAGGGCACGTgggaaccagcaggggaggaactTCAGCAAGCCCAGGAGAAAGGAGCCCCAAGAACTGGGATCTGCCTGGAGATTTCAACACCCAGCatccagggacagggagaggggtcTGAGGGGGCTCCAAAGGAGGTGATAGGCACAGAGGCCAAGGGCAGAAGGATTCTTCCCAGTGCGGAGGGGACTCATGAAGGGGGAGCAGAGCAGGGTCATGTCCATAGGCTACTGGCCTCCAGCCCCACAGGGACAATAGAGGACACAATGTCAGGGAACCAGCAGGAATGGGAGGTGCCTAGCATTCCAGGGGAGCCCGGGGTCCTTTGGGGCCTGGGAACAAAGGAAGACTTCACCCCAGAGAAACCACAAGAGGAAACAGGAGAGACCAGTGTGACCAGGAGGAAGGAGCAAGCAGAAGTGGCCTTGCAGGATGTGGTCAAG agCCTGAGACGTGGGCTCCGGAAGACCGAGGAGCGGGCACAGCACCAGGAGCAGCtgctgaaggagaaggaaggggagctGCGGACACTACAGGAGCGGCTTAGCAG GTGTCAGGAAGAGAGGGCCCGGCTGCAGACAGAGCTGGAGGAGAATCAGCAGGAGGCTGAGAGGAGGGACGCCATGTATGAGAAGGAGCTTGGAGGGCAGCGGGACCTGGTCCATGCCATGAAGATGAGGGTGCTGGCACTGATTCA CCGCCCCAGCTGTTCTCCTCATatcgcagatgaggaaactgagggtcagagatgCTGA
- the RUFY4 gene encoding RUN and FYVE domain-containing protein 4 isoform X5 produces MAEEGAILTRNLKAAVSAILQGYPGGQPPVTDASAELHRLCGCLELLLQFDQKEQKSLLRPRKDYWDFLCSGLRQQRGSTEPARFICSQDKLKTSLAKGRAFIRFCLAHGQLAESLQLCLLNPELTREWYGPRSPLVCPELREDLLDSLYALNGVTFDLNLRWPDLDEAWPMFSESCCPSRTQGRRPRKTKDSPKQLPSTRYRYREDSACAQKGEHTATPPVKCGDAAMHRGTGEPGDGFSGEISATHGNPTAVHPEELHTSQTSCLQDAPREDWLAGLPRSQQQRHLPPFLEKKREDPRSLGSSQGTWEPAGEELQQAQEKGAPRTGICLEISTPSIQGQGEGSEGAPKEVIGTEAKGRRILPSAEGTHEGGAEQGHVHRLLASSPTGTIEDTMSGNQQEWEVPSIPGEPGVLWGLGTKEDFTPEKPQEETGETSVTRRKEQAEVALQDVVKSLRRGLRKTEERAQHQEQLLKEKEGELRTLQERLSRELLQLWACLSRKLHFKMEMLKKKRKKIQPMEMLAHLL; encoded by the exons GAACCTGAAAG cTGCCGTCTCCGCCATCCTCCAGGGCTACCCTGGCGGGCAGCCTCCAGTGACAGATGCCAGCGCTGAGCTGCACAGACTCTGTGGCTGCCTGGAGCTGCTGCTacag TTTGACCAGAAAGAGCAGAAGAGCCTCCTGAGGCCTCGGAAGGATTACTGGGACTTCCTCTGCTCTGGCCTACGGCAACAGCGGGGCAGCACGGAGCCAGCCCGCTTCATCTGCTCACAGGACAAG TTGAAGACTTCTCTAGCAAAAGGCCGTGCCTTCATCCGCTTCTGCCTAGCCCACGGACAGCTGGCCGAGTCCCTACAGCTCTGCCTTCTGAACCCCGAGCTCACCAG GGAATGGTATGGCCCCCGGAGCCCTCTGGTGTGCCCTGAACTCCGGGAAGACCTCCTGGATTCTCTCTATGCTCTCAATGGAGTGACCTTCGACTTGAACCTGCGGTGGCCGGACCTAGATGAAGCCTGGCCCATGTTCTCAGA GTCCTGCTGCCCCAGCCGGACCCAGGGAAGAAGACCCAGAAAGACCAAAGACTCCCCAAAGCAG CTTCCTAGCACCAGGTACAGATACCGTGAGGACTCAGCCTGTGCCCAGAAGGGGGAACACACTGCAACGCCACCTGTTAAGTGCGGTGATGCAGCCATGCACAGAGGAACAGGGGAGCCTGGAGACGGCTTCTCAGGAGAG ATCTCAGCCACACATGGAAACCCCACAGCAGTCCATCCAGAGGAGCTGCACACTAGCCAAACCAGCTGTCTGCAAGATGCACCCAGGGAAGACTGGTTGGCCGGACTCCCCAGGTCCCAGCAACAAAGGCACCTTCCTccctttttagaaaagaaaagagaagatccCAGGAGCCTCGGGTCCTCCCAGGGCACGTgggaaccagcaggggaggaactTCAGCAAGCCCAGGAGAAAGGAGCCCCAAGAACTGGGATCTGCCTGGAGATTTCAACACCCAGCatccagggacagggagaggggtcTGAGGGGGCTCCAAAGGAGGTGATAGGCACAGAGGCCAAGGGCAGAAGGATTCTTCCCAGTGCGGAGGGGACTCATGAAGGGGGAGCAGAGCAGGGTCATGTCCATAGGCTACTGGCCTCCAGCCCCACAGGGACAATAGAGGACACAATGTCAGGGAACCAGCAGGAATGGGAGGTGCCTAGCATTCCAGGGGAGCCCGGGGTCCTTTGGGGCCTGGGAACAAAGGAAGACTTCACCCCAGAGAAACCACAAGAGGAAACAGGAGAGACCAGTGTGACCAGGAGGAAGGAGCAAGCAGAAGTGGCCTTGCAGGATGTGGTCAAG agCCTGAGACGTGGGCTCCGGAAGACCGAGGAGCGGGCACAGCACCAGGAGCAGCtgctgaaggagaaggaaggggagctGCGGACACTACAGGAGCGGCTTAGCAG AGAGCTGCTGCAATTGTGGGCATGCCTttcaagaaaattacattttaagatggaaatgttaaaaaagaaaagaaaaaaaatacagccaatGGAGATGTTGGCTCACCTTCTCTAA
- the RUFY4 gene encoding RUN and FYVE domain-containing protein 4 isoform X6, producing MAEEGAILTRNLKAAVSAILQGYPGGQPPVTDASAELHRLCGCLELLLQFDQKEQKSLLRPRKDYWDFLCSGLRQQRGSTEPARFICSQDKLKTSLAKGRAFIRFCLAHGQLAESLQLCLLNPELTREWYGPRSPLVCPELREDLLDSLYALNGVTFDLNLRWPDLDEAWPMFSESCCPSRTQGRRPRKTKDSPKQISATHGNPTAVHPEELHTSQTSCLQDAPREDWLAGLPRSQQQRHLPPFLEKKREDPRSLGSSQGTWEPAGEELQQAQEKGAPRTGICLEISTPSIQGQGEGSEGAPKEVIGTEAKGRRILPSAEGTHEGGAEQGHVHRLLASSPTGTIEDTMSGNQQEWEVPSIPGEPGVLWGLGTKEDFTPEKPQEETGETSVTRRKEQAEVALQDVVKSLRRGLRKTEERAQHQEQLLKEKEGELRTLQERLSRCQEERARLQTELEENQQEAERRDAMYEKELGGQRDLVHAMKMRVLALIHRPSCSPHIADEETEGQRC from the exons GAACCTGAAAG cTGCCGTCTCCGCCATCCTCCAGGGCTACCCTGGCGGGCAGCCTCCAGTGACAGATGCCAGCGCTGAGCTGCACAGACTCTGTGGCTGCCTGGAGCTGCTGCTacag TTTGACCAGAAAGAGCAGAAGAGCCTCCTGAGGCCTCGGAAGGATTACTGGGACTTCCTCTGCTCTGGCCTACGGCAACAGCGGGGCAGCACGGAGCCAGCCCGCTTCATCTGCTCACAGGACAAG TTGAAGACTTCTCTAGCAAAAGGCCGTGCCTTCATCCGCTTCTGCCTAGCCCACGGACAGCTGGCCGAGTCCCTACAGCTCTGCCTTCTGAACCCCGAGCTCACCAG GGAATGGTATGGCCCCCGGAGCCCTCTGGTGTGCCCTGAACTCCGGGAAGACCTCCTGGATTCTCTCTATGCTCTCAATGGAGTGACCTTCGACTTGAACCTGCGGTGGCCGGACCTAGATGAAGCCTGGCCCATGTTCTCAGA GTCCTGCTGCCCCAGCCGGACCCAGGGAAGAAGACCCAGAAAGACCAAAGACTCCCCAAAGCAG ATCTCAGCCACACATGGAAACCCCACAGCAGTCCATCCAGAGGAGCTGCACACTAGCCAAACCAGCTGTCTGCAAGATGCACCCAGGGAAGACTGGTTGGCCGGACTCCCCAGGTCCCAGCAACAAAGGCACCTTCCTccctttttagaaaagaaaagagaagatccCAGGAGCCTCGGGTCCTCCCAGGGCACGTgggaaccagcaggggaggaactTCAGCAAGCCCAGGAGAAAGGAGCCCCAAGAACTGGGATCTGCCTGGAGATTTCAACACCCAGCatccagggacagggagaggggtcTGAGGGGGCTCCAAAGGAGGTGATAGGCACAGAGGCCAAGGGCAGAAGGATTCTTCCCAGTGCGGAGGGGACTCATGAAGGGGGAGCAGAGCAGGGTCATGTCCATAGGCTACTGGCCTCCAGCCCCACAGGGACAATAGAGGACACAATGTCAGGGAACCAGCAGGAATGGGAGGTGCCTAGCATTCCAGGGGAGCCCGGGGTCCTTTGGGGCCTGGGAACAAAGGAAGACTTCACCCCAGAGAAACCACAAGAGGAAACAGGAGAGACCAGTGTGACCAGGAGGAAGGAGCAAGCAGAAGTGGCCTTGCAGGATGTGGTCAAG agCCTGAGACGTGGGCTCCGGAAGACCGAGGAGCGGGCACAGCACCAGGAGCAGCtgctgaaggagaaggaaggggagctGCGGACACTACAGGAGCGGCTTAGCAG GTGTCAGGAAGAGAGGGCCCGGCTGCAGACAGAGCTGGAGGAGAATCAGCAGGAGGCTGAGAGGAGGGACGCCATGTATGAGAAGGAGCTTGGAGGGCAGCGGGACCTGGTCCATGCCATGAAGATGAGGGTGCTGGCACTGATTCA CCGCCCCAGCTGTTCTCCTCATatcgcagatgaggaaactgagggtcagagatgCTGA